A single genomic interval of Anopheles marshallii chromosome 2, idAnoMarsDA_429_01, whole genome shotgun sequence harbors:
- the LOC128719409 gene encoding alkyldihydroxyacetonephosphate synthase, protein MSSTVAEKTFVAKGNECTTAKAPARLDPSVPKKIISAIPKERQQLLKWNGWGYKDSRFLYQDGTIVFTGDRYPIGGKVSLPHFRDYVIDHFKVDLSDRREGVPVPNEFPAPVPCPEFLQQVRQRGIDCTQNGEDRLVRCHGQTLHDVHMMRTGTFKRIPDVVLFPTSHEQVEQIVHTANRYGVVLIPYGGGTSVSGSVTCPEDETRPIAALDTSQMNRMLWIDRQNLVACFEAGIVGQDLERELRQLGFTVGHEPDSYEFSTLGGWVATRASGMKKNVYGNIEDLLVRVKMVTSKGVLERSLAVPRVSCGPDFNHLVLGSEGTLGVITEVVIKIRPLPQVKRYGSLVFPDFGSGVRCLREVARERLQPASIRLIDNEQFVFGQALKIPGGPLATAAEKLKKVYLTRVKRLQLDRIAIATLLFEGVDDQVKQNEAKIFAIAKRHGGFSAGSSNGEKGYILTFVIAYIRDLALDYSIVAESFETSVSWDRCEALCTNVKSCVRKECAKHNIQHYLISCRVTQTYDAGACVYFYFGFNHAGFTNPVTIYEEIENKARDEILASGGSISHHHGVGKIRSRWYPQSVSDVGVQLYKATKRELDPNNIFAAGNLIPAELRDDPKPTSLKAKL, encoded by the exons ATGTCATCGACAGTGGCCGAAAAGACATTCGTGGCTAAAGGAAACGAATGCACCACCGCCAAGGCACCTGCGAGGCTGGATCCAAGTGTGCCGAAGAAAATTATCAGCGCTATACCGAAGGaaag ACAACAATTGCTGAAATGGAACGGTTGGGGCTACAAAGACTCGCGCTTCCTCTACCAGGATGGAACGATCGTTTTCACTGGCGATAG GTATCCGATCGGAGGGAAAGTTTCACTGCCACACTTCCGTGACTATGTGATCGATCACTTTAAGGTTGATCTTTCCGATCGTCGGGAAGGTGTTCCAGTACCGAACGAATTTCCCGCCCCGGTGCCTTGCCCGGAATTCCTGCAACAGGTACGGCAGCGCGGTATCGATTGTACGCAGAACGGGGAAGATCGTTTGGTCCGGTGTCATGGGCAAACGTTGCACGACGTACACATGATGCGGACGGGCACGTTCAAGCGTATCCCGGACGTGGTGCTGTTTCCAACGTCGCACGAGCAGGTAGAGCAGATTGTTCACACCGCCAACCGGTACGGCGTGGTGCTTATACCGTACGGTGGTGGTACTTCCGTCTCCGGTTCGGTAACCTGCCCGGAAGACGAAACACGCCCCATTGCAGCGCTCGATACATCCCAGATGAATCGGATGTTGTGGATCGATCGGCAGAATCTGGTGGCGTGCTTCGAGGCGGGAATCGTTGGACAGGACCTCGAGCGGGAATTGCGTCAGCTCGGTTTCACCGTCGGCCACGAACCGGACAGTTACGAGTTTTCCACGCTCGGCGGGTGGGTGGCGACACGGGCCTCCGGCATGAAGAAGAACGTGTACGGCAACATCGAGGATCTGTTGGTGCGTGTAAAAATGGTAACCAGCAAGGGTGTGCTGGAACGAAGCCTAGCAGTACCGCGTGTATCCTGCGGGCCTGACTTCAACCATCTCGTGCTCGGTTCCGAAGGTACGTTGGGCGTGATCACGGAGGTGGTCATAAAGATACGGCCCCTGCCACAGGTGAAGCGGTACGGTTCGCTCGTCTTTCCCGACTTCGGTTCCGGTGTGCGGTGTTTGCGTGAGGTTGCCCGGGAACGACTACAGCCGGCAAGCATACGACTGATCGATAACGAGCAGTTTGTGTTCGGCCAGGCGCTCAAAATCCCCGGCGGACCGCTGGCGACGGCCGCCGAAAAGTTGAAGAAGGTGTACCTAACGCGCGTGAAACGGTTGCAGCTCGATCGTATCGCAATCGCGACCCTACTGTTCGAGGGCGTCGATGACCAGGTGAAGCAAAATGAGGCGAAGATTTTCGCTATCGCCAAGCGTCACGGCGGCTTCTCAgccggcagcagcaacggcgAAAAGGGTTACATTCTCACCTTCGTCATCGCGTACATCAGG GACCTGGCCTTGGACTACAGTATCGTGGCCGAATCATTTGAAACGTCCGTATCATGGGACCGCTGCGAAGCGCTCTGTACCAACGTCAAAAGCTGCGTCCGAAAG GAATGTGCCAAACACAACATTCAACACTACCTCATCTCATGCCGGGTGACACAAACGTACGACGCCGGTGCATGTGTATACTTTTACTTCGGCTTTAACCATGCCGGCTTCACAAACCCGGTTACCATCTACGAGGAAATCGAGAACAAGGCTCGGGATGAAATTCTTGCATCTGGCGGTTCCATCTCGCACCATCACGGCGTCGGGAAGATTCGATCCCGCTGGTACCCACAGAGCGTGTCGGATGTGGGCGTACAGCTCTACAAAGCCACCAAGCGGGAGCTGGATCCAAACAACATCTTTGCCGCCGGAAATCTCATCCCGGCCGAACTGCGCGATGATCCCAAACCCACCAGCCTGAAGGCGAAACTGTAA
- the LOC128719820 gene encoding serine-rich adhesin for platelets has translation MINLSTSAAAHAYAYRTSGSGMVLGSNAPNSRRMRTLRPFVESTTIADSALQTVDDLDKISQGYGSINGFRHNRFQYEIPTVGQHYGNAFHLAEDEEEVRDFIVERHHYGTEVHNLMEEHFVDDDDEEEDIEMSTAVEVISIDPNCDYDTEEEDDDMEEDVKYEHETENEEVQEYGNGEECDESQKETNQPPMSAVQNVARNVTLSVGVANAIGCSSEVNEMCSNNVADIHCQMKDELVEATDRSRSRSSSNIDSSSTSNSSRDSSTSSSSSSTYSHDNTFDNDKIKELAAVSSNRQDEEQDVAMHQYHQHSYHSEDGEDDTEEDDEEDDDQDLDFSPTKNTLWELPAKLLQDKSGSKKSKAQPHGRRKRCSSSQRQSFSMPHSPVGAGKIDSGGVIGGLLPTSLSFDDLDSLVCDLSPMKNLPMDKASTNGIEDDDLLVDPLVDAANFDLTAYITGDDTMSSENNSKRSGSGSKYQNNASTQRIVESVQLCNPVPKSRGKELKVLRQHMLPREHKYSSVEPNTFGDMELMSSGKQRGCAAKAVRKLTMDDDSSEADDEHTAIEQANNKSTDYRNEVRGVRRVTKRKVVDDTDKDPTWNPSGGISSKSKPETKLSNQKQPTTNCATSSVAEGMTVNVSISNATNKHSAGSSQCNNSVEREKVLSKPPAMVKKGTKFGQVIKTETSTTKVQGLGSSKKSHLNATPKSMSTEGRDHQVHTNVHRKKTNVKLDHDYCSPKRSTATGSNVPGALCATSGQQRKTIEIPFLLPTKEQLRQERKLQKEKKRSEQLLAMKKHLTQSDISSNSSDNVKDKRVQQYRSCNDNGSVSVASNAQKITTSLSGPLSNVEHSLPTFERKRTDVNKTCVNKAATGSIGSVSGSANDVSLSNVRVAEVKKGVLPNVAGGSVKRQISLLKINQPTAAVTIPVESHVSISTQVKIDGAISRRTTAALNEKTNHGCVETGKHNQEVVANRNASSTTVDEESNSKHEVVVRKKLNLQEYKKRREHPESVPEADQRATNGIHPQKMNEIRGNGSSVNCTNGYSNSKAPVLNDVVIPKPEQTTVKPDTISMQSSKSGVTATEPLDPISAAKMKALRMQQLKKEAAIKSNEVKLSQKTIPLMPILPLAQITSLEFDEHGNPLPLDEARARQRGEENGVQDALKMHPDYEEIIIVSIGCNTSLTITPTEKDTQTAADQVQASSDQQDRRQRRDNSKNAFGSEKEASRLLDISDTIKRCCPSVDTMPGSSLIASIQEAMIKKSNITTSIQGTLAVTTPAASQTVPVGAEASIAEGAVTLKVETTPNAGAAVNNAVGGGVARDQQYVLHQSSPYVGVSPPSSFSPGKPERAHTTNNTRPVTDSIVHSSCKQTRTSKPPVGGTQTHSFAGSIATQTDTNVTPVVEHGEDKIIMHLRKDRVRAQRIDAATQTESCGRFPPLHQLSPPRLSPIEQKQSGDNSQDSAAARQREQQKRIERRSYRLHPRRNGSESPSGADSDAADRPSSRAKSYQARQRTRDRQSHSHSRSRSRHRSSRRRSSCSSGSRSRSRSGYSRVHHSRHSQQQNSFNGTNNTNGCNNTNRHSRSRRKSRTCSRSSSSTSSSRYGSRGRRSLSSSSSTSSMSSSGTSDSGHGAVHSSRSRSRSPRSRSHSGMRSSTPDRRRYHSREHLNHRRTLSPERKIVYVGRLESTARKEDLQQKFQPYGKIVKITLHLKANGTRYGFVTFEKPQHAYDAIDACGTDPSLRSYDVSFGGRRAFCRTQYADLDGEVSNDRDHQMPYVTLDGSLLLPSRGPIPYSGPAVCNKEPTYGGGALTGGSMAESFDDLLKQFKKEIGARKT, from the exons ATGATAAATCTCTCCACATCGGCCGCGGCACATGCATACGCTTATCGTACAAGCGGAAGCGGAATGGTGTTAGGCAGTAATGCCCCTAACAGTCGCCGTATGCGTACTCTACGGCCCTTTGTTGAAAGTACTACAATTGCAGACAGTGCTTTACAAACGGTCGATGATCTGGACAAGATCAGCCAAGGATATGGCAGTATTAATGGTTTTCGACATAATCG GTTTCAATACGAAATACCCACCGTCGGCCAGCACTATGGAAACGCTTTTCATTTGGCTGAAGATGAAGAGGAAGTGCGCGATTTTATCGTCGAGCGTCATCATTATGGCACTGAGGTGCACAACCTCATGGAGGAACACTTtgttgacgatgatgatgag GAGGAAGATATCGAAATGTCCACTGCAGTGGAGGTGATATCGATAGATCCAAATTGTGATTATGATACggaagaggaggacgatgaTATGGAAGAAGATGTTAAGTATGAGCACGAAACGGAGAATGAAGAAGTTCAAGAGTATGGAAATGGTGAAGAATGTGATGAatcgcaaaaagaaacaaaccaaccaccaaTGAGTGCAGTGCAGAATGTCGCTCGTAATGTGACACTTTCAGTTGGTGTGGCAAACGCTATAGGATGCTCGAGTGAGGTGAATGAAATGTGCAGTAATAACGTTGCCGACATTCATTGTCAAATGAAAGACGAACTGGTCGAAGCTACAGATCGCAGTAGAAGCAGAAGTAGTAGTAATATTGACAGCAGTTCCACTAGCAATTCTAGTCGtgacagcagcaccagcagcagcagcagcagcacataCAGCCACGATAATACCTTCGATAACGATAAAATTAAGGAGTTAGCTGCTGTCTCCTCCAACCGGCAAGATGAAGAGCAAGATGTAGCGATGCACCAATATCACCAACACTCGTATCATTCCGAAGATGGCGAAGATGACACAGAGGAGGACGATGAAGAGGATGATGATCAAGATTTAGATTTTAGTCCCACAAAAAACACTCTTTGGGAGCTTCCGGCTAAATTGTTACAGGATAAGTCAGGGTCCAAAAAATCTAAGGCACAACCACACGGGCGTCGGAAACGTTGCTCCTCTAGCCAACGGCAATCATTTTCGATGCCTCACTCTCCGGTTGGTGCCGGAAAGATTGATAGCGGAGGTGTGATCGGTGGATTGCTACCGACCAGCCTAAGCTTTGACGATCTCGATTCGCTTGTATGCGATTTAAGCCCAATGAAAAATCTACCAATGGATAAGGCTTCCACTAACGGTATAGAGGATGATGATTTGCTAGTCGATCCGCTGGTAGATGCAGCAAATTTCGACCTGACCGCATATATCACGGGGGATGATACGATGTCCAGCGAGAATAACTCGAAACGATCGGGAAGTGGGAgtaaatatcaaaacaatgcATCCACACAGCGAATTGTAGAATCAGTCCAATTATGCAATCCAGTTCCAAAGTCTCGCGGCAAAGAACTAAAGGTGCTCCGTCAGCATATGCTTCCTCGAGAGCATAAGTATAGTAGCGTCGAACCAAATACATTCGGGGATATGGAACTGATGTCGAGCGGAAAACAACGGGGCTGTGCAGCAAAAGCGGTCCGGAAGCTAACGATGGATGATGATAGTAGTGAAGCGGACGATGAACATACAGCTATAGAACAAGCTAATAATAAAAGCACTGATTATCGTAACGAGGTGAGAGGTGTGAGAAGAGTCACTAAAAGAAAAGTAGTAGATGATACCGACAAAGATCCTACGTGGAATCCAAGCGGTGGTATCAGTAGTAAATCAAAGCCTGAAACTAAGTTATCAAATCAAAAACAACCTACAACGAACTGTGCAACTAGTTCGGTTGCGGAAGGAATGACTGTTAATGTTTCCATTTCTAATGCTACTAATAAGCATTCCGCAGGTAGCAGTCAGTGTAATAACAGCgtagagagagaaaaggtATTGTCGAAACCTCCTGCAATGGTCAAGAAGGGGACGAAATTTGGACAAGTGATAAAAACTGAAACGTCTACCACAAAGGTCCAAGGTTTAGGTTCGTCTAAAAAATCTCACCTCAATGCTACCCCGAAATCTATGTCCACAGAGGGGCGCGATCATCAAGTCCATACTAATGTCCATCGTAAAAAGACTAATGTGAAATTAGATCACGATTATTGTTCGCCCAAACGGAGTACGGCAACGGGAAGCAATGTTCCGGGTGCTCTGTGTGCTACTAGCGGTCAACAGCGCAAAACCATTGAGATTCCATTTCTTCTACCTACGAAAGAGCAACTACGCCAGGAGCGCAAATTacagaaggaaaagaaacgctCCGAACAACTGTTGGCTATGAAAAAACATCTCACTCAATCAGACATAAGCTCTAACTCATCTGATAATGTCAAAGATAAGAGGGTTCAGCAGTACCGAAGCTGTAACGACAATGGAAGCGTTAGTGTTGCGAGTAACGCTCAAAAGATAACAACGTCTCTCAGTGGTCCGCTATCCAATGTCGAGCACTCGCTGCCGACattcgaaagaaaacgaactgatgtaaataaaacatgtgTAAATAAGGCCGCTACCGGTAGCATCGGCAGTGTTAGCGGGAGTGCTAATGACGTTAGCCTATCGAATGTGCGCGTAGCTGAGGTAAAGAAGGGTGTGCTTCCTAATGTCGCTGGTGGTAGTGTTAAACGACAGATTTCACTTCTGAAGATAAATCAACCTACAGCCGCAGTCACGATACCCGTCGAAAGTCATGTGAGCATCAGTACACAGGTGAAAATTGATGGTGCGATAAGCAGACGCACTACTGCAGCGCtgaatgaaaaaacaaatcacggTTGTGTTGAAACCGGAAAACATAATCAGGAAGTGGTCGCGAACCGAAATGCCAGCTCGACGACGGTTGATGAAGAATCTAACAGTAAACACGAAGTGGTAGTGCGTAAAAAGCTTAATCTACAAGAGTACAAAAAGCGCCGTGAACATCCAGAGTCTGTGCCGGAAGCCGATCAGAGGGCAACCAATGGCATCCATCCgcaaaaaatgaacgaaattaGAGGTAATGGTAGTTCCGTAAACTGTACAAACGGGTATAGTAATAGTAAGGCACCGGTGTTAAACGATGTGGTGATACCAAAACCAGAGCAAACGACAGTCAAACCAGACACAATATCAATGCAGAGTAGCAAATCAGGGGTAACGGCAACGGAACCGCTGGATCCTATTTCTGCCGCCAAGATGAAAGCTTTGCGCATGCAGCAATTGAAGAAGGAGGCGGCAATCAAATCGAACGAAGTGAAACTCAGTCAAAAAACGATACCTCTCATGCCGATTCTACCGTTGGCACAGATCACCTCTCTCGAGTTTGATGAGCACGGCAATCCATTACCGTTGGACGAAGCAAGAGCAAGGCAACGTGGGGAGGAAAACGGTGTTCAAGATGCGTTAAAAATGCATCCGGATTATGAGGAAATCATTATTGTTTCCATCGGGTGCAATACGTCCCTTACGATAACCCCTACGGAGAAAGATACGCAAACGGCGGCTGATCAAGTGCAGGCTAGTTCAGACCAGCAAGATCGTCGTCAACGACGGGATAATTCGAAGAATGCTTTCGGTTCTGAAAAAGAAGCCTCACGGTTGTTGGACATATCGGACACCATCAAGCGGTGCTGCCCGTCGGTCGACACAATGCCGGGCAGTTCGCTAATAGCGAGCATACAGGAAgcgatgataaaaaaatcaaacataacCACCTCCATCCAAGGAACATTAGCTGTTACGACACCGGCAGCATCGCAAACCGTGCCAGTTGGTGCGGAAGCATCGATAGCGGAGGGTgcagttacattgaaagtcGAAACAACGCCGAATGCAGGTGCTGCTGTAAATAACGCTGTGGGAGGAGGGGTGGCGCGAGATCAACAGTATGTTTTGCATCAGAGCTCTCCGTACGTGGGCGTATCTCCTCCGAGCTCCTTCTCCCCAGGGAAACCGGAACgggcacacacaacaaacaacacacgacCGGTGACTGACAGTATCGTGCACAGTTCGTGCAAACAAACTCGAACCTCAAAACCACCCGTCGGTGGGACGCAGACGCATTCTTTCGCTGGGTCCATAGCGACGCAAACAGATACAAATGTCACACCGGTGGTAGAGCACGGCGAAGACAAAATAATCATGCATTTGCGGAAAGATCGCGTGCGTGCACAGCGCATCGATGCTGCGACACAAACCGAATCGTGCGGTCGGTTTCCTCCGTTGCACCAACTTTCTCCTCCCCGATTGTCACCGATTGAGCAGAAACAGAGCGGTGACAACAGTCAGgattctgctgctgctagaCAACGCGAGCAGCAGAAGCGCATCGAGCGGCGTTCGTACCGTCTGCATCCTCGCAGAAACGGTAGCGAATCGCCATCCGGTGCAGATTCGGATGCAGCTGATCGCCCGTCGAGTCGAGCGAAATCTTATCAGGCTAGGCAGAGGACGCGGGATCGTCAAAGCCATAGTCATAGCCGTAGCCGCAGTCGACATCGTTCCTCGCGACGTCGATCTTCGTGTTCGTCTGGTTCACGCTCGCGTTCACGAAGTGGATACTCTCGTGTGCATCACAGCCGTCATAGCCAACAGCAGAACAGCTTCAACGGCACCAACAACACTAACGGGTGCAACAACACTAACCGTCATTCGCGCAGTCGTCGAAAGTCGCGCACGTGCTCGAGGTCATCCTCCTCGACGTCATCGTCCCGGTACGGTAGTCGTGGTCGTCGCTCACTTTCCTCCTCCTCATCGACCAGTTCGATGTCGTCCTCCGGGACATCCGACAGTGGTCATGGTGCGGTGCATTCTTCGCGCAGCCGATCACGTTCACCCCGGTCCCGTTCCCATTCGGGTATGCGTTCGAGCACACCCGATCGTCGCCGATATCACTCGCGAGAGCATCTCAACCACCGTCGAACGCTCTCACCAG AACGCAAAATTGTGTACGTCGGACGGCTAGAGAGCACCGCACGCAAAGAAGATTTGCAGCAGAAGTTCCAACCCTACGGTAAAATCGTCAAAATTACTTTACACCTCAAGGCCAACGG CACCCGGTATGGATTTGTGACGTTCGAAAAACCACAGCATGCGTACGATGCAATCGATGCTTGCGGCACTGATCCAAGCCTGCGAAGTTACGATGTCAGCTTTGGTGGACGCCGAGCGTTCTGTCGCACACAGTATGCGGATTTGG ACGGCGAAGTGTCCAACGATCGCGATCATCAGATGCCATACGTAACGCTCGATGGGTCACTGCTGCTTCCGTCCAGGGGCCCGATACCGTACAGTGGTCCTGCCGTATGCAACAAAGAACCCACATACGGAGGTGGGGCGCTTACAGGCGGTAGCATGGCGGAAAGTTTTGATGATTTACTGAAGCAGTTCAAGAAGGAGATAGGTGCACGGAAAACATGA
- the LOC128708822 gene encoding integrator complex subunit 12-like, with amino-acid sequence MGSTLDIDPTFKHALKLLHSPHSDATEKIRNLLDELIKQRYGSGKTLINTLSRKHLGEEPLAGGSNLYVRKQKVIEPKPIPVINVDPDPEPIASGTIECIVSAPEALTIPPMSSGSILISTSDLEGNDEDDDVVMEEDKLKELEDLMCVVCRLMDVSARNRLVECADCHALYHQDCHKPAISEADANDEENSWYCTMCRNKQTATKLTNTAMVSTPPITIATSPSPTISSSSSKSASHTKSGSSKSAESSSSSSSSSSSKHKSSKSGSKSSDSSHERDRDRDRDRGERDRDRERDRDRDRDRDRDRERDRERSSKSSSASGGGGSSSSGSTGNAASSAGSSVGTPSINIISADKRLQMMKKKAAKMQDSKRKHK; translated from the coding sequence ATGGGTTCAACGTTGGATATTGATCCAACATTTAAACACGCGCTGAAACTACTCCACTCACCTCATTCGGATGCGACGGAAAAGATACGCAACCTGCTAGACGAGCTCATCAAACAAAGGTATGGTAGTGGAAAAACGCTCATTAACACCCTTAGCAGAAAACACCTGGGCGAGGAACCGCTAGCGGGAGGAAGCAATCTTTACGTGCGCAAGCAAAAGGTGATTGAGCCGAAACCCATACCCGTCATCAATGTGGACCCGGACCCAGAACCGATTGCAAGTGGTACGATCGAGTGTATAGTGAGCGCACCGGAAGCTCTGACCATACCACCGATGTCGTCTGGTTCGATCCTGATCTCCACTTCCGATCTGGAGGGCAACGACGAGGATGATGATGTCGTGATGGAGGAAGACAAACTGAAAGAATTGGAAGATttgatgtgtgttgtgtgccgtCTAATGGATGTTAGTGCCCGAAACAGGTTGGTCGAATGTGCCGATTGTCACGCTCTATATCACCAGGACTGTCACAAACCTGCTATTTCGGAAGCAGATGCTAACGATGAAGAGAATTCTTGGTACTGCACCATGTGCCGCAACAAACAGACGGCCACCAAGCTTACGAATACTGCGATGGTATCTACACCACCTATTACCATAGCAACCTCACCGTCCCCTACTATTAGCAGCTCATCGTCAAAGTCGGCATCACATACGAAAAGTGGCAGCAGCAAATCGGCCGAATCTTCGTCCAGCTCTAGCTCGTCTAGCAGTAGCAAACACAAATCCTCTAAAAGCGGAAGCAAATCTTCCGACTCATCGCACGAGCGTGATAGGGATCGCGACCGTGACCGCGGCGAACGAGATCGAGACCGAGAGCGGGACCGTGATCgggatcgtgatcgtgatcgtgaccGTGAAAGAGATCGCGAGCGGTCCTCAAAATCCTCTTCAGCCAGCGGTGGAGGAGGTTCATCGTCATCCGGCAGCACTGGAAATGCAGCATCCAGTGCCGGTAGTTCCGTTGGCACACCCAGCATAAATATAATCAGTGCCGATAAGCGTCTAcaaatgatgaagaaaaaagctGCCAAAATGCAAGACAGCAAACGCAAACATAAATAG